The segment CACGTCCTCCAGTTCGAGTTCGTCGTGTTCGCCGTAGGTATCCTCTCGGACCAGATCGCGGATGTGGATGACGCCGATGACGTTGTCGAGGCTCCCCTCGTAGACCGGGACGCGCTCGTGGCCGCTCTGGACCAGCGTCTCGATGGCCTCCTCGACGCTCGCGGTCTTGGGTACCGCGGTCATGTCGAGCCGAGGAGTCATCACTTCCTTCGCGATGGTGTTGTTGAACCGGAAGATGCGCTGGAGCATCTCGCGCTCGTCCTCCTCGATGACGCCCTCGCGCTCGCCGGTCTCGATCATGTCCTGAATCTCGTCGCGGGTAACGTAGGAGGTCTCGATGGCCGAGCGACCGCCCGTAACCTTGTTGACGAGACGGGTCAGGTAGTCGAACAGGACGACCAGCGGGAGGAGAACGTACTCCGAAATCTTCAGCGGGCGGGCGATGCGGAGTGCCCACGATTCGGTGTTCTCGACGGCGTAGGACTTCGGTGCGCTCTCGCCGAACAGCAGGACCAGCGAGGTGATTCCGAACGTCGAGATGAGGACGGCCGCACCCGCGCTCTCGACGTAGATGCCGACGAGCGCGGTCGCTATCGAGGACATCGCGATGTTGACGAGGTTGTTACCGACCAGAATCGTCACCAGCAGGCGATGGGGGTCGGATTTGAGTTGGGCGACCGCCTCCGCGCCGGGGACGCCGTCTTCCATGAGCGCGTCGACGCGGTGCTTGGCGAGCGAGAACATAGCGATTTCCGAAGAGGAGAAAAAGCCCGAGAGGGCGATGAGGACCACGATAGCCAAGGCTCCAAGAACCGTAATCTGCCCTTCGTTGAGGCCGACACCGAGGACGTTTGCCAGCGGAACGGCACCGACAGACGAGGCAGTGAGTATCGGAAGTGACACCATTCAACAACTCACCTTGAGAGTCGGAAGGATTAACTCTTTATTCTTTTCCCCGGAGATGACGCCGGACTGCCGCGAGCGAAGACCTTACCACCGATTCAGACGAACGGTGGGACATGAGCCAGTCAGCGTCCGGCAGTTCGGGGATTACGCTGTATCGCTTGGAGGCGTGTCCGTTCTGCGAGCGCGTGGTCCGAAAGCTACAGGAGTACGACCTCGACTACCGCTCGCGCTTCGTAGAGCCGATGCACAGCGACCGCAACGTCGTCAAGCGAATCTCGGGCAAGCGGACCGTCCCGGCAATCGTGGACGAGAACACGGGCGTCACGATGAGCGAGAGCGCCAACATCGTGGAGTACTTGGAGAAGACCTACGGCGAGGAGGCCCGAGCGGACGGCGGCGAGGCGCACGCAGACGCCGAAGGGGGTGACGCCTGATGGTGGATTTCGAGGTCGTGAGCCTTCCCGACACCGACCACGTAGACGTGGGCGACACCGCGCCCGACTTCACCCGGCCGCTGGTCAACGACGAGTTCTGGGAGGACGCCGCCCTCTCGGAGTTGACCGCCGAGGGACCGGTCCTGCTGGTCTTTTTCACGATGGACGGGGCGTTCCCCGCGACGTACATGTGGAACGAGATTCGGGACAGAGCGTGGGAAGCCGACGGCGACCTCACCATCGTCGGCCTCTCCATCTCGGACCCCTACGCTCACAAGCAACTCATCGAGGAGCGCGGGATGGACTACCGACTCTTCTCGGACCCGCAGAACGGCGTCGCCGAGGAGTACGGAATCGGCCACGACTTAGACGGAATGGCTGGCGTGAGCGAACCCCGGCCCGCCGTGTTCCTGCTGGACGACGAGCGCACCGTCGAGTACGCGTGGGTGGCCGACGAGTGGCCCGACTTCCCGGACTACGACGAAGTCGAGGACGCCATCGACGGACTGTAGACGAGCGCACCCGCCTCTCGCTGTCGGACCCGTACGGAGGGGACTCCTCGCGTTGGAACTTCGAGTGGAAATACGTGTTTTGACGCCTCGAAGCGTAGCCTGTATCCCGGCAGCGTTCTAGTATATCTTTCCATAGCTCCAATTTAGAATATTAGTATCGGACCATCTAGAATTAATTTTTAGTTGCTACAATAACT is part of the Halorussus salinus genome and harbors:
- a CDS encoding glutathione S-transferase N-terminal domain-containing protein gives rise to the protein MSQSASGSSGITLYRLEACPFCERVVRKLQEYDLDYRSRFVEPMHSDRNVVKRISGKRTVPAIVDENTGVTMSESANIVEYLEKTYGEEARADGGEAHADAEGGDA
- a CDS encoding redoxin domain-containing protein — translated: MVDFEVVSLPDTDHVDVGDTAPDFTRPLVNDEFWEDAALSELTAEGPVLLVFFTMDGAFPATYMWNEIRDRAWEADGDLTIVGLSISDPYAHKQLIEERGMDYRLFSDPQNGVAEEYGIGHDLDGMAGVSEPRPAVFLLDDERTVEYAWVADEWPDFPDYDEVEDAIDGL
- a CDS encoding hemolysin family protein, which gives rise to MVSLPILTASSVGAVPLANVLGVGLNEGQITVLGALAIVVLIALSGFFSSSEIAMFSLAKHRVDALMEDGVPGAEAVAQLKSDPHRLLVTILVGNNLVNIAMSSIATALVGIYVESAGAAVLISTFGITSLVLLFGESAPKSYAVENTESWALRIARPLKISEYVLLPLVVLFDYLTRLVNKVTGGRSAIETSYVTRDEIQDMIETGEREGVIEEDEREMLQRIFRFNNTIAKEVMTPRLDMTAVPKTASVEEAIETLVQSGHERVPVYEGSLDNVIGVIHIRDLVREDTYGEHDELELEDVIQPTLHVPESKNVDELLTEMRENRMQMVIVIDEFGTTEGLVTMEDMVEEIVGDILEGEEEEPIEYVDDETIIVRGELNIDEVNEALDIDLPEGEEFETIAGFIFNRAGRLVEEGEDITYDGVRLHVEQVENTRIMKARVTKLDREERAESEDGAEELEEGVETGSN